One Solanum pennellii chromosome 10, SPENNV200 genomic region harbors:
- the LOC107032691 gene encoding cytokinin dehydrogenase 3-like codes for MAKFFISYGYNLITFFIISHLMSILGNLNPWNPSIPFEILSLNISSKLSINSHAIKESSKDFGKIIQEILPAAVLYPSCVNDIIDLIQFSYGLSIPFHVAAKGHGHSIRGQAMAKNGVIVEMNSLNNNNNNENCGVRISWDSNLGFYADVGGEQLWIDVLTSTLEYGLAPVSWTDYLYLTVGGTLSNAGISGQNFLHGPQISNVHEMDVITGKGELVTCSKDMNSELFFGVLGGLGQFGIITRARIVLDKAPTRVSMIVFD; via the exons ATGGCTAAGTTTTTTATATCCTATGGTTATAATCTTATTACTTTCTTTATTATTAGTCATTTAATGTCCATTTTAGGAAATTTAAATCCATGGAATCCTTCAATTCCTTTTGAAATTCTTTCActtaatatttcatcaaaactTAGTATAAATTCTCATGCTATTAAAGAATCTTCCAAAGATTTTGGAAAGATTATTCAAGAAATATTACCAGCTGCTGTTCTTTATCCTTCTTGTGTTAATGACATAATTGACCTCATTCAATTTTCTTATGGCCTTTCTATCCCTTTTCATGTTGCAGCCAAAGGTCATGGACATTCCATTAGGGGACAAGCCATGGCAAAAAATGGGGTAATTGTGGAAATGAattctttaaataataataataataatgaaaattgtgGTGTTAGGATTTCTTGGGATTCGAATTTAGGGTTTTACGCGGATGTTGGAGGTGAACAATTATGGATTGATGTTCTTACTAGTACCCTAGAATATGGCTTAGCACCTGTTTCATGGACAGATTATTTGTACCTTACCGTTGGTGGTACTCTCTCTAATGCTGGAATTAGTGGTCAAAATTTCCTACATGGTCCTCAAATAAGTAATGTTCATGAGATGGATGTTATTACAG GTAAAGGGGAACTAGTGACTTGCTCCAAAGATATGAATTCAGAATTGTTTTTTGGAGTTTTAGGAGGTTTGGGACAGTTTGGAATAATAACCAGAGCAAGAATTGTCTTGGATAAAGCCCCAACAAGAGTAAGTATGATTGTATTTGACTGA